In a genomic window of Nodosilinea sp. E11:
- a CDS encoding response regulator: MPKCVLVIDDEEDIRLIVQVALAELGGWQTLGAASGAEGLKLAQEQAIDAILLDISMPDMDGFELYDRVQNHPATQGIPVVVLTSKVLARDRDRFSTLAIAGVITKPFNPLTLAQQIAGLLGW; the protein is encoded by the coding sequence ATGCCTAAATGCGTTTTGGTAATCGACGACGAGGAAGACATTCGATTGATCGTTCAAGTCGCCCTAGCCGAACTGGGCGGATGGCAGACCCTAGGGGCCGCCTCGGGGGCTGAAGGGCTCAAGCTAGCCCAAGAACAGGCCATTGACGCGATTTTGCTGGATATTTCCATGCCCGATATGGATGGCTTTGAGCTGTACGATCGGGTGCAAAACCACCCAGCCACCCAAGGCATTCCAGTGGTGGTGCTGACCTCTAAGGTGCTGGCCCGCGATCGCGATCGCTTTTCTACCCTAGCGATCGCCGGGGTGATCACCAAACCCTTCAACCCACTCACCCTGGCTCAGCAGATCGCTGGTTTACTGGGGTGGTAG
- a CDS encoding response regulator, translating to MPKQSILLIEHETHLRYILSDCLSELGGWEVTPSTSIQEGIQLCEKKRPDVILMDASAPEPEALILIEKLKQYSSTQAVPIVLISALANWLTPKEFHQMGFGGAIGKPFNPSTLSAQIFHLASLKSAKR from the coding sequence ATGCCCAAACAGTCTATTCTTCTGATTGAGCATGAGACCCATCTGAGATATATTTTGAGCGACTGCCTGAGTGAGCTTGGCGGCTGGGAAGTGACTCCTTCAACCTCTATTCAGGAGGGTATTCAGCTATGTGAAAAAAAGCGGCCCGACGTTATCTTGATGGATGCATCGGCCCCTGAACCAGAGGCGTTGATCCTAATTGAGAAACTCAAACAGTATTCGTCTACCCAGGCCGTGCCGATTGTGTTGATTAGTGCGTTGGCTAACTGGCTTACGCCTAAAGAGTTCCATCAGATGGGTTTTGGGGGAGCTATCGGCAAGCCTTTTAACCCATCTACTCTATCGGCCCAGATTTTTCACTTAGCGAGCCTCAAAAGCGCGAAACGTTAG
- a CDS encoding DUF1269 domain-containing protein produces MSTLTVWKFQTPDGAEKALAKLGDLQKQEIVKVLDAAIVTWPVGRKKPKTNQAVSTVGVGALGGAFWGMLFGLIFLVPVFGMLVGAAAGALSGKFTDYGINDDFIKDLREKVTEGTSALFLLTGQVTVDKVSEAFAPDEVGELIQSNLSTEQEAKLREDFGAEL; encoded by the coding sequence ATGTCTACGTTAACCGTTTGGAAATTTCAAACTCCCGATGGAGCCGAAAAAGCCCTGGCCAAGCTGGGAGACTTGCAAAAGCAAGAGATTGTCAAGGTGCTTGATGCAGCGATCGTCACTTGGCCCGTGGGGCGCAAAAAGCCCAAGACCAACCAGGCCGTCAGCACGGTAGGTGTTGGTGCCCTAGGTGGTGCCTTTTGGGGCATGCTGTTTGGCCTCATTTTTTTGGTGCCGGTGTTTGGCATGCTAGTGGGTGCGGCAGCAGGTGCGCTGTCAGGCAAGTTTACCGACTACGGCATCAACGACGACTTCATTAAAGACCTCCGCGAAAAGGTCACCGAGGGTACCTCGGCCCTGTTCCTCCTCACCGGCCAGGTGACGGTGGATAAGGTCAGCGAAGCCTTTGCCCCCGACGAGGTAGGTGAACTGATTCAATCCAACCTCAGTACAGAGCAAGAGGCCAAACTGCGCGAAGACTTCGGCGCTGAGCTGTAA
- a CDS encoding LURP-one-related/scramblase family protein, whose product MFNKDRPSRREQRKEEREVFGRRGSATQYRLRESLFSIGDDFWIEDSQGQRVFKVDGKLLRIRNTLFFEDMQGNRVCKIQEKLLTIKDTMTIEGANDEPLATVKKALISPLRDRWTVKVGNGPDLAVRGNVLDYEYTIGEDGRKVAEISKRWFRIANTYGVQIEPSQNDILILAVTVALDRMAHP is encoded by the coding sequence ATGTTTAACAAAGATCGACCGAGCCGCCGGGAGCAGCGCAAAGAGGAGCGGGAGGTATTTGGTCGCCGGGGCAGCGCCACCCAGTACCGCCTGCGGGAGAGTCTGTTTTCCATCGGCGACGATTTTTGGATTGAAGACAGCCAGGGTCAGCGGGTTTTCAAAGTAGACGGCAAGCTGCTGCGCATTCGCAACACTCTCTTCTTTGAAGACATGCAGGGTAACCGGGTGTGCAAAATCCAAGAAAAGTTACTCACCATCAAAGACACCATGACCATTGAAGGGGCCAACGATGAACCCCTGGCTACGGTGAAGAAAGCGCTGATATCGCCCCTGCGCGATCGCTGGACGGTCAAAGTCGGCAACGGCCCCGATCTCGCCGTGCGAGGCAACGTGCTCGACTACGAATACACCATTGGCGAAGACGGGCGCAAAGTGGCCGAAATTTCCAAACGCTGGTTTAGGATCGCCAACACCTACGGCGTGCAGATCGAGCCCTCCCAGAACGACATTTTAATTTTGGCTGTCACCGTGGCCCTGGATCGCATGGCCCACCCCTAG
- the glsA gene encoding glutaminase A: protein MPAPDRIKALVHDAYDRFKTIDEGAIADYIPALAQVPRDLFGLCVVGTNGAIHSIGDIDYEFSIQSVSKPFVFALICQAIGEDAAQETLGVNSTGQSFNSVIALERIGEGTNNPMVNAGAIATTSLAPGNTAEAKWRFIQEQLSRFAGRSLSLNQAVYASEAANNQRNTDIAKLLQAYDRIFFDPVEATDIYTRQCSLNVTAQDLAVMAATLANGGVNPVTHDAIIDPIHCQHVLAVMVTAGLYENSGDWLYETGLPGKSGVSGGLLTVAPGKGGLATFAPPLDEAGTSIKGQLVTQFLSERLGLNLFASRPLTPAKAPLNSAETIP from the coding sequence TTGCCCGCTCCCGATCGCATCAAGGCCCTGGTGCACGACGCCTATGATCGCTTCAAAACTATCGACGAAGGCGCGATCGCCGACTATATTCCTGCCCTAGCCCAGGTGCCCCGTGACCTATTTGGCCTCTGTGTGGTGGGTACCAACGGCGCGATCCACAGCATAGGGGACATCGACTATGAGTTTTCGATTCAGAGTGTGTCGAAGCCCTTTGTGTTTGCCCTGATCTGTCAGGCAATTGGTGAAGATGCCGCCCAGGAAACCCTGGGGGTCAACAGCACCGGCCAATCCTTCAACTCGGTCATCGCCCTAGAGCGCATCGGCGAGGGCACCAATAACCCCATGGTCAATGCGGGGGCGATCGCCACCACCAGCCTGGCCCCTGGCAACACCGCTGAGGCCAAGTGGCGGTTCATTCAGGAGCAGCTGTCGCGGTTTGCGGGCCGCTCCCTCAGCCTCAACCAGGCGGTCTACGCATCCGAAGCTGCCAATAATCAGCGAAACACCGACATTGCCAAGCTGCTACAGGCCTACGATCGCATCTTCTTCGACCCGGTAGAAGCCACCGATATTTACACCAGGCAATGCTCCCTCAACGTCACCGCGCAAGATCTGGCGGTGATGGCCGCAACCTTAGCCAACGGCGGCGTCAACCCCGTCACCCACGATGCCATCATCGACCCGATTCACTGCCAGCACGTACTTGCCGTCATGGTCACCGCCGGACTCTACGAAAACTCTGGCGACTGGCTCTACGAAACCGGACTACCCGGCAAAAGCGGCGTCAGCGGCGGGTTGCTGACCGTCGCCCCCGGCAAGGGTGGCCTCGCCACCTTCGCTCCACCGCTAGATGAGGCAGGCACCAGCATTAAAGGGCAGTTGGTAACGCAGTTTTTGTCAGAACGGCTCGGTCTTAACCTGTTTGCCTCCCGTCCCCTGACGCCAGCCAAAGCCCCCCTCAACTCAGCTGAAACCATTCCCTAA
- a CDS encoding cyanophycinase, producing MGTDQQPGALVIIGGAEDKEGDCTVLREFVRAAGGIKARIAVMTAATSLPGEVGDEYIRVFERIGAESVEIVNTERREDSEREDGIRKVSEATGIFFTGGDQSRIVDLIKDTPLDEVIHQRHREGAVIGGTSAGAAMMPDEMIVGGLSVSNPSVDAVEMGPGMGFLPGIVVDQHFAQRGRLGRLLAGLVLQPAVLGLGIDEDTGIIVEGDEFTVIGRGAVTVVDETSATHNNLEGLLHDEPIALCGVKLHILPQGYRFNLKTHQPLV from the coding sequence ATGGGTACCGATCAACAACCCGGCGCGCTAGTTATCATTGGCGGCGCAGAAGATAAAGAAGGCGACTGCACCGTACTGCGCGAATTCGTCCGCGCCGCCGGCGGTATCAAAGCCCGGATTGCGGTTATGACTGCGGCCACTAGCCTGCCCGGCGAAGTTGGCGACGAGTATATTCGTGTGTTTGAGCGCATCGGGGCCGAGTCGGTAGAGATCGTCAATACCGAACGCCGCGAAGACTCTGAACGCGAAGATGGCATTCGCAAAGTGTCAGAGGCCACCGGCATCTTTTTCACCGGGGGCGATCAGTCACGGATTGTTGACTTGATTAAGGACACTCCCCTAGACGAAGTCATTCACCAGCGCCACCGAGAAGGGGCCGTGATTGGCGGCACCAGCGCCGGGGCCGCCATGATGCCCGACGAGATGATTGTGGGCGGTTTGTCAGTGTCTAACCCCAGCGTCGATGCGGTCGAGATGGGGCCAGGCATGGGCTTTTTGCCGGGCATTGTGGTCGATCAGCACTTTGCCCAGCGGGGGCGATTGGGTCGCCTGCTGGCGGGCCTGGTGCTACAACCGGCAGTGCTGGGGTTAGGAATTGACGAAGATACGGGCATTATCGTAGAAGGCGATGAGTTTACCGTGATTGGACGCGGGGCAGTTACGGTGGTGGATGAAACCAGTGCTACCCACAACAACCTGGAAGGTCTGCTCCACGATGAACCGATCGCACTGTGTGGTGTTAAGCTGCACATTTTACCCCAGGGCTATCGGTTTAATCTAAAGACTCACCAGCCACTGGTGTAA
- a CDS encoding succinylglutamate desuccinylase/aspartoacylase family protein, with protein MTTLINPAPISTPVKTIYTGDVVQGVPVISHLGVADLPAGQTHRFFFQGVQMGTGQHWYVPVLVAKGIGTSPGKPGAGPCIALVAGVHGDEVSGIDAVQRVMAQIDPAAMTGTVIAVLGVSRPALEYTRSLWPSAQQGGVGIDMNRVWPGDEAADNAAARHAGLLWHRLFMPNVEAVLDYHTITTGSAFTVFLFADMRQPAVRQMAELFPVEHIKDDPGLGGTLETAFIEAGIPALTIEIGEGRRFEPNKIALAVEGSLNVLKHYGMVDGPLGRTAADVGTVFGDTLETIRATVGGFLELLVGLRDRVIPGQLLALQRNAFGDVVAEYRATVAGEVAVVARDALCEPGARVVQILYSRGSGL; from the coding sequence ATGACCACCCTGATCAACCCCGCCCCCATCTCGACTCCCGTCAAAACGATCTATACCGGCGATGTTGTTCAGGGGGTACCCGTGATCAGTCATCTGGGGGTGGCCGATCTACCGGCGGGCCAGACCCATCGGTTCTTCTTTCAGGGGGTGCAGATGGGCACGGGGCAGCACTGGTATGTGCCGGTGCTGGTGGCTAAGGGCATCGGCACCTCCCCTGGGAAACCTGGGGCTGGTCCCTGTATTGCTCTGGTGGCAGGGGTGCACGGCGATGAAGTCAGCGGCATCGACGCCGTGCAGCGAGTGATGGCCCAGATCGATCCGGCGGCGATGACCGGGACGGTGATTGCGGTGCTGGGCGTATCGCGCCCGGCCCTAGAATATACGCGCTCACTATGGCCCAGCGCCCAGCAGGGGGGGGTGGGTATCGACATGAACCGGGTGTGGCCCGGCGATGAAGCCGCCGACAATGCCGCAGCCCGCCACGCCGGGCTGCTGTGGCATCGGCTGTTTATGCCCAATGTAGAAGCGGTGCTCGACTACCACACAATCACGACAGGTAGTGCGTTTACGGTATTTTTGTTTGCCGATATGCGCCAGCCAGCGGTGCGTCAGATGGCCGAACTTTTCCCCGTAGAGCACATTAAAGATGACCCAGGCCTAGGCGGCACCCTAGAGACGGCCTTTATCGAAGCGGGTATTCCGGCGCTGACCATTGAAATTGGTGAGGGCCGTCGCTTTGAACCCAACAAAATTGCCCTGGCGGTAGAGGGCAGCCTCAACGTGCTGAAACACTACGGCATGGTAGATGGCCCCCTAGGGCGCACCGCCGCCGACGTCGGCACCGTGTTTGGCGATACCCTAGAGACCATTCGAGCGACGGTGGGCGGGTTTTTAGAATTGCTGGTGGGGCTGCGCGATCGCGTCATTCCCGGCCAGCTCCTAGCGCTCCAGCGCAATGCCTTTGGCGATGTAGTGGCCGAATACCGCGCTACCGTCGCTGGCGAGGTGGCGGTGGTGGCCCGCGACGCCCTCTGCGAACCCGGCGCACGGGTGGTGCAGATTCTCTACAGTCGGGGCAGTGGGCTTTGA
- a CDS encoding HdeD family acid-resistance protein produces MTTDFMATEDLKKSTNWIIFLSIVLIVLGLLAIISPMVASAFFTAMMGWIALFSGGVMIIQSFRSHPVRGFWLNLIVGIFYAVAGLYILFNLGAAILALTLAFGVLFVVEGVFTIIMGFTQKAGRSMSWLVVLNGVVTLILGIMVLNRWPVSALWLIGLYVGISLFFSGISLLAAALAARKLITDTPPVAEV; encoded by the coding sequence ATGACAACCGACTTTATGGCAACTGAAGACCTTAAAAAGTCAACTAATTGGATCATTTTCTTGAGCATCGTGCTCATTGTGCTGGGCCTGTTGGCGATTATTTCACCGATGGTCGCCTCTGCTTTCTTCACCGCCATGATGGGGTGGATTGCCCTATTCAGCGGTGGGGTAATGATTATCCAATCCTTTCGATCGCACCCCGTTCGAGGGTTTTGGCTCAACCTGATTGTTGGTATTTTTTACGCCGTGGCGGGGCTTTATATTCTGTTTAACCTCGGGGCAGCCATACTGGCACTGACCCTGGCCTTTGGGGTTTTGTTCGTGGTTGAGGGGGTTTTTACCATCATCATGGGCTTTACCCAAAAGGCAGGGCGCAGTATGTCGTGGCTAGTGGTGCTCAACGGCGTGGTGACGCTGATTCTTGGCATCATGGTGCTCAACCGTTGGCCCGTTAGCGCCCTGTGGCTGATTGGCCTATACGTAGGCATTAGCCTATTCTTCAGCGGCATTAGCCTGCTAGCCGCCGCCCTGGCTGCCCGCAAGCTCATCACTGACACCCCGCCCGTAGCCGAGGTCTAA
- a CDS encoding ABC transporter permease, whose translation MVLSRIGVIARTVFLEVIRDRILYLVALFALLMVIAAVLLPDIAAGAEHKILIDLGLAGIHLLSVIVAVFVGTGLINKEIEKRTVLVLIAKPVSRAEFIIGKHLGLTAVLAVLIAALGLIFVVVLGATGVSFSLGSTVLALVFMTLEAALLVAVAIVFGVFTSSLLATLLTFAVYLMGHLSQDLVAFGELSETPAVQRLTNALYLVLPDLERLNLRNEAAYGLGLLPTPLELGGHALYGVLYTALLLTVAIAIFSRRQF comes from the coding sequence ATGGTGCTATCTCGCATCGGCGTCATTGCTCGCACGGTATTTCTAGAGGTCATTCGCGATCGCATTCTCTATCTAGTGGCTCTGTTTGCCCTGTTGATGGTGATTGCCGCCGTGCTGCTGCCCGACATCGCCGCCGGGGCCGAGCACAAAATTTTGATCGACCTGGGGCTGGCGGGTATTCATCTGCTCAGCGTGATTGTGGCTGTGTTTGTGGGCACCGGCTTAATCAACAAAGAGATTGAGAAGCGCACGGTGCTAGTGCTGATTGCCAAGCCCGTGAGTCGGGCCGAGTTTATTATTGGTAAACACCTGGGCCTAACGGCGGTGCTGGCGGTGTTGATTGCGGCGCTGGGACTCATTTTTGTGGTGGTGCTAGGGGCTACCGGGGTGTCGTTCTCTTTGGGCAGCACGGTGTTGGCCCTAGTCTTTATGACTTTAGAGGCGGCCTTGCTGGTGGCAGTGGCCATTGTGTTTGGCGTGTTTACTAGCTCGCTGCTGGCCACCCTACTCACCTTTGCGGTGTACCTGATGGGGCACCTCAGCCAAGACCTGGTGGCCTTTGGCGAACTCAGCGAAACCCCAGCGGTGCAGCGCTTGACCAACGCGCTCTACCTAGTCTTGCCCGACCTAGAGCGCCTCAACCTGCGTAACGAAGCCGCCTACGGCCTAGGGTTGCTGCCCACCCCCCTAGAACTAGGGGGGCATGCGCTCTACGGGGTGCTCTACACAGCACTGCTGCTCACGGTGGCGATCGCCATTTTTTCGCGCCGCCAGTTCTAG
- a CDS encoding DUF5357 family protein: MVALLRQFLESLKDLLLPPRYFAWQTVIYLSLFSWLVSLLARALGATAFTVGLTATLSWICLALGIGWALEANKIRPFGIPIAPWVSGAILCMFLFGSWGGRWLQPALVVWPLVSFAVMAIPQLVSWDLELKTPSPPVRQQLVLLFCLSLLFSSWFQFYFRIQSWVRDYPSLVADSVENSAFVYRLPGQTIALPAGVTHLTVAEELLREEVNNKPWPSVERWLLNLDGQRQAIQRRVQTQMGRDPSLEDSLWRLDLQPLTNGEGYTLKLWAIWSGPAANQNGYYLEKTCQLMPVSRGTLANVEGAPPGYSTTQWASLTCNLETPRQAGHPRQTQRRS, from the coding sequence ATGGTAGCTCTACTGCGTCAATTTCTAGAGTCGCTCAAAGATCTGCTGCTGCCGCCGCGCTATTTTGCCTGGCAGACCGTGATTTACCTCAGCCTGTTTTCGTGGCTGGTGTCGCTGCTGGCCCGAGCCCTGGGGGCCACGGCCTTTACCGTGGGGCTGACCGCCACCCTGAGCTGGATCTGCCTGGCGTTGGGAATTGGGTGGGCTCTAGAGGCCAACAAAATTCGCCCCTTTGGGATACCGATCGCCCCCTGGGTGTCGGGAGCTATTTTGTGCATGTTTTTGTTTGGTTCCTGGGGCGGTCGGTGGCTTCAGCCCGCCCTGGTAGTCTGGCCTCTGGTCTCCTTTGCGGTGATGGCCATTCCTCAGTTAGTCAGCTGGGATCTCGAGCTTAAAACACCATCGCCGCCGGTACGGCAGCAGCTAGTGCTGCTGTTTTGTCTCAGCCTGTTGTTTAGCAGCTGGTTTCAGTTTTACTTTCGTATTCAGTCTTGGGTGCGCGACTACCCTAGCCTGGTGGCCGACAGCGTTGAGAATAGTGCCTTTGTCTACCGCCTACCGGGGCAGACCATTGCCCTGCCGGCGGGGGTGACCCATCTCACTGTGGCCGAAGAGCTGCTGCGAGAGGAGGTCAATAATAAACCCTGGCCCTCGGTAGAGCGCTGGTTGCTTAACCTAGATGGCCAGCGGCAGGCGATCCAGCGGCGAGTCCAAACCCAGATGGGTCGTGATCCCTCCCTCGAAGATTCGCTGTGGCGGCTCGACCTACAACCTCTGACGAATGGAGAGGGCTACACCCTAAAGCTGTGGGCGATTTGGTCAGGGCCTGCCGCCAACCAAAACGGCTACTACCTAGAAAAAACCTGTCAATTGATGCCCGTCAGCCGGGGCACCCTGGCCAATGTTGAAGGTGCACCACCGGGGTATAGCACAACCCAGTGGGCCAGCCTTACCTGCAACCTAGAAACACCGCGCCAGGCTGGGCACCCTAGACAGACACAACGGAGAAGCTAG
- the fraC gene encoding filament integrity protein FraC, whose product MPTTNLLSELGIMPLRAIAFQSLLLMMAIVLEAMVLRQQLRLGYRTSMQYSATLNLLATSLGWIVFLALEALLPLSLRSQVISYVLFNRFYPNGWQDVLPVVVVVVAIAAFFATYWIKLQGLIWLLRLLGQAPPENTPEVIESNRTQRYERARRAQIEGQRGHSPRALAVLEANAVSFTAILVVLLLVTQIGVIGW is encoded by the coding sequence ATGCCAACCACCAACCTGCTGTCAGAACTGGGCATTATGCCCCTGCGGGCGATCGCCTTTCAGAGCCTGCTGCTCATGATGGCCATTGTGCTCGAAGCGATGGTGCTACGCCAACAGCTGCGCCTCGGCTACCGCACCAGTATGCAGTACTCAGCCACCCTTAACCTGTTGGCCACCAGCCTAGGCTGGATCGTGTTCTTGGCCCTTGAAGCCTTGCTGCCCCTGTCGCTGCGTAGTCAAGTGATTAGCTATGTGCTGTTTAATCGGTTTTACCCCAACGGCTGGCAGGATGTGCTGCCGGTGGTGGTGGTGGTAGTGGCGATCGCCGCGTTTTTTGCCACCTATTGGATTAAGCTTCAGGGGTTAATCTGGCTCCTACGGCTGCTGGGCCAGGCCCCCCCAGAGAATACTCCTGAGGTGATTGAAAGCAACCGCACCCAGCGCTACGAACGAGCCAGGCGCGCCCAAATTGAAGGCCAGCGCGGCCACTCGCCCCGCGCCCTCGCCGTACTAGAGGCCAATGCCGTCAGCTTTACCGCTATTTTGGTTGTGCTACTGCTGGTAACCCAGATTGGAGTGATCGGATGGTAG
- a CDS encoding cob(I)yrinic acid a,c-diamide adenosyltransferase: MVRTGIGIRTAQQGNERLTGQIHVYDGEGKGKSQVALGVVLRSIGLGIQNFLESRVLLLRFLKGPGRTYDEDAAIEALQRGFPHLIDQVRTGRAEFFGPEEITKFDKQEAQRGWDVAKGAIASGLYSVVVLDEINPVLDLGLLDIDEVAKTLRNKPDHLEIIATGRGAPQPLLDVANLHSEMKPQPKPQGIEGIEGIEIYTGSGKGKSTSALGKALQAIGRGISQDLSHRVLIIQWLKGGNGYTEDAAIAALHKIYPNLVDHQRCGRDAIVWRGQQQEIDYVEAERGWEIARTAIASGLYKTIILDELNPTVDLELLPEEPILQALLRKPRGTEIIITGRCKNRPAYFELASTHSEVFNHKHYAEKGIDLKRGVDF; the protein is encoded by the coding sequence ATGGTTAGAACCGGCATTGGCATTCGGACGGCTCAGCAGGGCAACGAGCGGCTCACAGGGCAAATTCACGTCTACGACGGCGAGGGCAAAGGCAAGTCGCAGGTCGCCCTCGGCGTTGTATTGCGCTCTATTGGTCTGGGCATTCAGAACTTTTTAGAAAGCCGGGTGCTGCTGCTGCGGTTTCTCAAAGGGCCGGGGCGCACCTACGATGAAGATGCTGCCATCGAGGCGCTGCAGCGAGGCTTTCCTCACCTGATCGATCAGGTGCGCACCGGGCGGGCCGAGTTTTTTGGCCCAGAAGAAATTACTAAGTTCGACAAGCAGGAGGCTCAGCGGGGCTGGGATGTGGCCAAGGGGGCGATCGCATCGGGCCTTTACTCGGTCGTGGTGCTCGACGAAATTAACCCGGTGCTCGACCTGGGCTTGCTCGACATTGATGAAGTCGCCAAAACCCTGCGCAACAAGCCCGACCACTTAGAGATTATTGCCACCGGGCGCGGTGCACCCCAGCCCCTGCTCGATGTGGCCAACCTGCACTCGGAAATGAAGCCCCAACCCAAACCCCAGGGCATTGAAGGGATTGAAGGGATTGAGATCTACACCGGCTCGGGAAAGGGCAAATCGACCAGCGCTCTGGGCAAAGCACTCCAGGCAATTGGTCGCGGCATCAGCCAAGATCTCTCCCACCGAGTACTGATTATCCAGTGGCTAAAGGGGGGCAATGGCTATACCGAAGACGCAGCGATCGCCGCTCTGCACAAAATTTATCCCAACCTGGTAGACCACCAGCGCTGTGGCCGCGATGCCATTGTCTGGCGCGGTCAGCAGCAAGAAATTGACTACGTCGAAGCCGAGCGCGGTTGGGAAATTGCTCGCACTGCGATCGCTTCAGGCCTCTACAAAACCATCATTCTCGATGAGCTTAATCCCACCGTTGATCTAGAACTGCTGCCTGAAGAACCCATTCTGCAAGCGCTGCTGCGCAAACCGCGCGGCACTGAGATTATCATCACCGGACGCTGCAAAAACCGGCCAGCCTACTTTGAGCTGGCCAGCACCCATTCTGAAGTGTTTAACCACAAGCACTATGCCGAAAAAGGCATAGACCTCAAGCGCGGCGTAGATTTCTAA
- a CDS encoding PRC-barrel domain-containing protein, with the protein MALHHLKDYYPSYRETVADGQMDKIDSYSVYAQGDDKVGTAKDLLVDDGGSFRYLVVDTGPWIFGKTVLLPIGLAQFDYSQTRIYVDGLSKSQVEHLPEYDDDMVVDQHYEEQVRSVYQPIAQGRSNRQFLGHNYIPSNSGYASTDSGVQTAAIPGDLRRMEPIEGHDRPAEGAYRTATHPDRPQQGATIYDQETGFYGLSEADNHGLLRSYEERLAAHHRRGQG; encoded by the coding sequence ATGGCCCTACATCACCTCAAAGATTACTATCCTAGCTACCGGGAGACCGTGGCAGACGGGCAGATGGATAAAATTGACTCCTATTCTGTCTATGCTCAGGGTGACGATAAGGTCGGTACAGCCAAGGATCTGCTGGTAGATGATGGGGGAAGCTTTCGCTATTTGGTTGTAGATACAGGACCGTGGATTTTTGGCAAAACCGTATTGCTGCCCATTGGCCTAGCTCAGTTTGACTACAGCCAAACCCGTATTTATGTGGATGGTCTAAGCAAGTCTCAGGTAGAGCACCTGCCTGAATATGACGATGATATGGTCGTCGACCAGCATTACGAAGAGCAAGTGCGCAGTGTGTATCAGCCGATTGCTCAGGGTCGCTCTAATCGTCAATTTTTAGGCCACAATTACATTCCCTCGAACAGCGGTTATGCCTCTACCGATAGCGGCGTACAGACAGCGGCCATCCCCGGTGATCTGCGCCGTATGGAACCCATAGAAGGCCACGATCGCCCTGCCGAAGGGGCCTACCGCACCGCCACCCATCCCGACCGACCCCAGCAGGGTGCCACGATCTACGACCAAGAAACCGGCTTTTATGGGTTGAGTGAAGCCGACAATCACGGGCTGCTGCGATCCTATGAAGAACGCTTAGCAGCTCACCACCGCCGTGGCCAAGGTTAA